The proteins below are encoded in one region of Tamandua tetradactyla isolate mTamTet1 chromosome 9, mTamTet1.pri, whole genome shotgun sequence:
- the YIF1A gene encoding protein YIF1A — protein MAYHSGYGAHGSKYRARTAPDPPPLFDDTSGGYSGQPGGYPAPGADVAFNVNHLLGDPMANVAMAYGSSIASHGKDMVHKELHRFVSVNKLKYFFAVDTAYVAKKLGLLVFPYTHQNWEVQYSRDVPLPPRQDLNAPDLYIPTMAFITYVLLAGMALGIQKRFSPEVLGLCASTALVWVVMEVLALLLGLYLGTVRSDLSTFHLLAYSGYKYVGMILSVLTGLLFGSDGYYVALAWTSVALMYFIVRSLRTAVLGPDSMGVPAPRQRFQLYLTLGAAACQPLIIYWLTFHLVR, from the exons ATGGCTTATCACTCGGGCTACGGAGCCCACG GCTCCAAGTACAGGGCCCGGACAGCTCCAGATCCCCCTCCCCTCTTCGATGACACCAGCGGAGGTTACTCCGGCCAGCCAGGAGGGTACCCAGCCCCAGGAGCCGATGTGGCCTTCAATGTCAATCACTTGCTGGGGGACCCAATGGCCAACGTGGCTATGGCCTATGGCAGCTCCATCGCATCCCATGGGAAGGATATGGTGCACAAGGAG cTGCACCGTTTTGTGTCTGTGAACAAACTCAAGTACTTTTTCGCCGTGGACACAGCCTATGTGGCCAAGAAGCTAGGGCTACTGGTCTTCCCCTACACACACCAG AATTGGGAAGTGCAGTACAGCCGTGATGTGCCTCTGCCCCCACGGCAGGACCTCAATGCTCCCGACCTGTATATTCCCA CAATGGCCTTCATCACCTACGTGCTCCTGGCCGGGATGGCACTGGGCATTCAGAAAAG GTTCTCCCCAGAGGTGCTGGGCCTGTGTGCGAGCACGGCGCTGGTGTGGGTGGTGATGGAGGTGCTGGCTCTGCTCCTCGGCCTCTATCTGGGCACCGTGCGCAGTGACCTCAGCACCTTCCACCTGCTGGCCTACAGCGGCTACAAATACGTGGG GATGATCCTGAGCGTGCTCACCGGGCTGCTGTTCGGCAGTGACGGCTACTACGTGGCCCTGGCCTGGACCTCAGTGGCGCTCATGTACTTCATT GTGCGCTCTCTGCGGACAGCGGTCCTGGGCCCCGACAGCATGGGGGTCCCGGCTCCCCGGCAGCGCTTCCAGCTCTACCTGACCCTGGGGGCTGCCGCCTGCCAGCCCCTCATCATATATTGGCTGACCTTTCACCTGGTCCGGTGA
- the TMEM151A gene encoding transmembrane protein 151A: MPEGGGGDGDGGEVPALIPDGEPLREEQRPLKQSLGSSLCRESHWKCLLLTLLIHACGAVVAWCRLATVPRLALGPEAAVARGAGGPPPTYPASPCSDGYLYIPLAFVSLLYLLYLAECWHCHARSCQAPRTDAGTVLALIGRLQRAPPCVWWKATSYHYVRRTRQITRYRNGDAYTTTQVYHERADSRTARGEFDYSAHGVRDVSKELVGLAGHAATRLRFTKCFSFGSAEAEAAYLSQRARFFSANEGLDDYLEAREGLLLKDVDFQESLLVFADPRSPPWYARAWVFWLVSAATLSWPLRVVAACGTAHVHYQVEKLFGAGASPAGGPPGGPALSRVATVDFTELEWHICSNRQLVPSYSEAVVMGAGSGAYLRGCRRCRRSLSSTSLPPARPAGPRLPFSRSRLSLGAGGRATPGVFRSLSGGPLGRHGEDTEPLESPPCYEDALYFPVLIVHGDGGCQGDGQGAL; this comes from the exons ATGCCCGAGGGCGGCGGCGGCGACGGCGACGGCGGGGAGGTGCCCGCGCTCATCCCGGACGGCGAGCCGCTGCGGGAAGAG CAGCGGCCCCTGAAACAGTCCCTGGGAAGCTCCCTGTGCCGCGAGTCGCACTGGAAGTGCCTGCTGCTCACGCTGCTCATCCACGCGTGCGGCGCCGTGGTGGCCTGGTGTCGCCTGGCCACGGTGCCCCGGCTGGCCCTGGGGCCGGAGGCCGCCGTGGCCCGGGGGGCCGGGGGCCCGCCCCCCACCTACCCGGCCAGCCCCTGCTCCGACGGCTACCTGTACATCCCGCTGGCCTTCGTCTCCCTCCTCTACCTCCTCTACCTGGCCGAGTGCTGGCACTGCCACGCGCGCTCGTGCCAGGCGCCGCGCACCGACGCCGGCACCGTGCTGGCCCTGATCGGGCGGCTGCAGCGGGCGCCGCCGTGCGTGTGGTGGAAGGCCACCAGCTACCACTACGTGCGCCGCACCCGCCAGATCACCCGCTACCGCAACGGCGACGCCTACACCACCACGCAGGTCTACCACGAGCGCGCCGACAGCCGCACGGCCCGCGGCGAGTTCGACTACTCGGCGCACGGCGTCCGCGACGTGTCCAAGGAGCTGGTGGGCCTGGCGGGCCACGCGGCCACGCGCCTGCGCTTCACCAAGTGCTTCAGCTTCGGCAGCGCCGAGGCCGAGGCCGCGTACCTCAGCCAGCGCGCGCGCTTCTTCAGCGCCAACGAGGGCCTGGACGACTACCTGGAGGCGCGCGAGGGGCTGCTCCTGAAGGACGTGGACTTCCAGGAGTCGCTGCTGGTGTTCGCCGACCCCCGCAGCCCGCCGTGGTACGCGCGGGCCTGGGTCTTCTGGCTGGTGTCGGCCGCCACGCTGTCGTGGCCGCTGCGGGTGGTGGCGGCCTGCGGCACGGCGCATGTGCACTACCAGGTGGAGAAGCTGTTCGGCGCCGGCGCGTCCCCGGCCGGGGGGCCCCCCGGCGGCCCGGCGCTGTCGCGCGTGGCCACTGTGGACTTCACCGAGCTCGAGTGGCACATCTGCTCCAACCGCCAGCTGGTGCCCAGCTACTCGGAGGCCGTGGTCATGGGCGCCGGCTCCGGGGCCTACCTCCGCGGCTGCCGGCGCTGCCGCCGCTCGCTCAGCAGCACGTCGCTGCCCCCGGCCCGGCCCGCCGGGCCCCGCCTGCCCTTCAGCCGCAGCCGCCTGTCGCTGGGCGCCGGGGGCCGGGCCACGCCGGGGGTCTTCCGCAGCCTGAGCGGGGGCCCGCTGGGGCGCCACGGGGAGGACACCGAGCCCCTGGAGAGCCCGCCCTGCTACGAGGACGCCCTGTACTTCCCGGTGCTCATTGTCCACGGCGACGGCGGCTGCCAGGGGGACGGGCAGGGGGCGCTCTGA